The Raphanus sativus cultivar WK10039 chromosome 2, ASM80110v3, whole genome shotgun sequence DNA segment TTGACGCTCCACCTGTTACTGTTAGCTGGTCCAGTAAGCATGAACCATGCTTTTCATCGAGTGTGTGTTATATAAGTGGCTTTATATGTTTGATCGATCATTCATGTATAAAAACACACATCATCTATCTTTAGTAATCCTCTGAAGCGAATCGATCATATCCATGGCTTTACCTCCTCTGTAAGAATAAGATTCTCGGTTTCCTCGTGATTTTCCTCGAATCTTAATCGGCTTCTGGTTTCCTCTTCTTGTTTTCATGGGATTTCTAACTTTATCAGGTTTCGTGATTACATAAAGTGGTTCTTGTGTTAACATCTAACTTTatcttcttttcctttttgtttattGGGAGAAGTTTGGTAGAAGATCGTCAAGTTCCGCTTGATGCTACCTCCGATCTACCTGCTTTATTCGACGGAACCAcgaggtttttcttttttactaatttatttaagcttcaaaaaaatattgtccATGAGCTATTGATGGGTTGCACTAACCTTAGTTTTATTCAATACTCAAAAATGGAGACAATAAAGGTTGTACATAAGCTATACCTGCCCATTCGCACAACGTGTTTGGATTACCAGAAACCTCAAGGTacttgttctttttcttttactttggtttcagcttcttttttttgtatatgatgacatgatttcttttaaaagtacCAGTGTCTAATTGTTTTTGGTGTTGGGGGTTAAAGGGTCTGCAAGAGAAGATCAAATTGGTTCCTATAGACCTTCCTAATAGACCAGCTTGGTTCAAGGAGAAAGTAAACCCTGCAAACAAGGTATAAGACCTTTATTTTCTCTCTTAGAAATCACACAAGAAAATGTCTCCCATCAAATATCCATCTTGATCGACCGATATTTGAAGTCCTTATATTTTAAGGTTCCTTATAAGTGACAATATAAGAGTCTAGAATCGTAACAATGATATATGTAGGTGCCTGCTCTTGAACACAATGGCAAAATCATGGGGGAGAGTCTAGATTTAATCAAATATGTGGATAGTAATTTCGAGGGACATTCACTTTACCCCCTGGTAAGACTGTGTTTAGATTTCCTTCACGTACATATTTGACGTTATAACTTGTTGATCTTGTCAGGTTATGTAATAACCCTTCGATGTGATCATTTCTTTTGTCTAGGATCCTGAAAAGAGAGACTTTGGTGAAGACATGTTGAAATATGTTGATACAACATTCATTAAAGTTGTGTTTGACTCTTTCAAAGGTGATCCGGCTAAAGATACGGGTAAGATcttatcttattaaatcagaaacattacaacttcttctatgtggattttaaaggtggacctcatatatttaaattaaatgtcccattctttatatataatatgtactatagtctaactttgcattgatgtatttccttaaatacaattcttcttttgtccatattccatatatgattttcacatttattacatatcgatttaaataagatatatactaaaaatactaaaaatattaatcgttttaGAATTACcttatacaattcattttaaattgatcagtatactttcattggtcatattgattttattagtacgaataacattaagTAGATAAATCacagacacatacataaagatatgattattctttaactacgttgggcctgatgtactttctaaaacaaataacacatagctttatatattgtatagaatatagtaatattgtatagtattatacttatacaataatactaaaaacaaaccaaactgaaatataatatatatcgaaaatgctttgaaccattacacacaaaatatat contains these protein-coding regions:
- the LOC108829922 gene encoding glutathione S-transferase L1, which translates into the protein MALPPLLVEDRQVPLDATSDLPALFDGTTRLYISYTCPFAQRVWITRNLKGLQEKIKLVPIDLPNRPAWFKEKVNPANKVPALEHNGKIMGESLDLIKYVDSNFEGHSLYPLDPEKRDFGEDMLKYVDTTFIKVVFDSFKGDPAKDTASVFDHLENALQKFEDGPFFLGDLSLVDVAYIPFVQRFQVFLGEVFKYDIAAGRPKLAAWIEEMDKMVAYTQTKTDSEYVINYFKKFM